The following coding sequences are from one Triticum dicoccoides isolate Atlit2015 ecotype Zavitan chromosome 4A, WEW_v2.0, whole genome shotgun sequence window:
- the LOC119289899 gene encoding uncharacterized protein LOC119289899: METPPLEIDAHPSSSRSAAAASSSSSPTESAAMQIRAKRTCYAAASSVTRGWAELPDDLLRPIVALLSSFRDLLAFGSTCRPWRDFSAHTSSLYPLLLHLSTDSQRYPWYDYDYWTLFHECTWRLADPAAASSYPSLLPLSDLRGMFFLRCSYGHLIFFDNKGFYIINAFSSAKVVTPFLKSDNFVHISYATLTAPVASADSYLLVGSGGYLFQWRVGSDSWLEHYPKVPFLRIEQIVAFKGKTYTLGSFGSFCIVQFSPCLLIHKFEIMFEEDRTEDRYWTNQKTWLVVCDMLLLIKLEAVKRTSSEVFQFKAFKLKSLDAKNKKARWEKVDRLNNWAIFVSADGRCEALSFMNPERWGGRSNHIYFPSYEKEQPWAAVQLWQRAHNHSTSSWLSKTGSQYHRLVPTWVLPTAFRRSGQQ, from the exons ATGGAGACGCCGCCGCTGGAGATCGACGCGCATCCTTCTTCCTCGAGGTCGGCGGCTGCTGCGTCCTCGTCCTCATCGCCTAC GGAGAGCGCCGCCATGCAAATCAGGGCTAAGAGAACCTGCTATGCCGCTGCCTCATCTGTGACACGCGGATGGGCCGAGCTCCCAGACGACTTGCTCCGACCCATCGTCGCTCTCCTCAGCTCGTTCCGCGACCTCCTCGCCTTTGGTTCCACCTGTCGTCCTTGGCGTGATTTCTCAGCGCACACGTCCTCTTTGTACCCTCTCCTCCTCCACCTGAGCACCGACAGCCAACGGTATCCCTGGTACGACTATGACTACTGGACCCTTTTCCACGAATGCACGTGGAGATTGGCTGATCCTGCTGCCGCCTCATCCTATCCCAGTTTGCTTCCCTTGAGTGACCTCAGAGGCATGTTCTTTCTGCGCTGCTCCTACGGTCACCTCATCTTCTTCGACAACAAGGGGTTCTACATTATTAATGCGTTCAGTAGCGCTAAGGTTGTGACTCCTTTCCTCAAGTCAGACAACTTCGTTCACATTAGCTATGCCACCTTGACTGCCCCTGTTGCATCCGCTGACTCGTATCTCCTTGTCGGCAGCGGAGGCTATCTGTTTCAGTGGCGCGTCGGGAGCGACTCTTGGTTGGAACACTATCCTAAAGTTCCTTTTCTTAGGATTGAACAAATCGTGGCCTTCAAGGGCAAAACATACACCCTGGGGTCTTTTGGGTCCTTCTGCATCGTACAATTTTCGCCCTGTCTCTTAATTCATAAGTTTGAAATTATGTTTGAGGAAGATAGAACTGAAGATCGCTATTGGACAAATCAAAAAACATGGCTTGTGGTGTGCGACATGCTTCTCTTAATCAAACTTGAGGCAGTAAAAAGGACAAGCTCTGAGGTTTTCCAGTTCAAGGCCTTCAAGCTCAAGTCATTGGACGCCAAGAACAAGAAGGCAAGGTGGGAGAAGGTGGACAGGTTGAATAACTGGGCCATCTTTGTCAGCGCCGACGGGCGATGCGAGGCGTTGTCGTTCATGAACCCGGAGAGATGGGGAGGGAGGAGCAACCACATATACTTCCCAAGTTATGAGAAAGAACAACCTTGGGCTGCAGTGCAACTATGGCAAAGAGCTCATAACCATTCGACAAGTTCGTGGCTCTCGAAAACTGGTAGCCAGTACCACAGATTGGTGCCAACCTGGGTCCTCCCCACTGCATTTCGTCGCTCCGGTCAGCAATGA